A region from the Altererythrobacter sp. H2 genome encodes:
- the nudC gene encoding NAD(+) diphosphatase: protein MAPMAFAGSPIERADHIRCDADALAGLMNWKARLLRLDGLNPVFGDDGALEWGTLAEAPQEAELVFLGLLEGKACFAAVPDDGATGPAYANPSIWNAMQLLSPGDLALYGGARSLVDWHARHRFCARCGAPTVVAKGGWQRHCDACGADHFPRTDPVTIMLVEHADGDRLLLGRQPRFPPRIFSALAGFVEPGETIEEAVAREIKEEAGLTVRDVRYLASQPWPFPSQLMIGCTSIAVDDDIVIDETELEEARWFTRAELEEARAAGPAGNDTLIFPRSFAIAHHLVTWWLDR from the coding sequence ATGGCGCCAATGGCATTTGCCGGCTCGCCGATCGAGCGGGCCGACCATATCCGCTGCGACGCGGATGCGCTGGCCGGGCTGATGAACTGGAAGGCGCGGCTGCTGCGGCTCGACGGGTTGAACCCCGTGTTCGGCGACGATGGCGCTCTGGAATGGGGCACTCTGGCCGAAGCGCCGCAGGAGGCCGAGCTGGTGTTCCTCGGGCTGCTGGAGGGCAAGGCCTGCTTCGCCGCCGTGCCTGACGATGGGGCGACCGGACCGGCCTATGCCAACCCGTCGATCTGGAACGCGATGCAGCTGCTCAGCCCGGGCGACCTGGCGCTCTATGGCGGGGCACGCAGCCTGGTTGACTGGCACGCCCGGCACCGCTTCTGCGCCCGCTGCGGCGCGCCGACCGTGGTCGCCAAGGGCGGCTGGCAGCGCCATTGCGATGCCTGCGGGGCGGACCATTTCCCCCGCACTGACCCGGTCACCATCATGCTGGTCGAGCATGCCGACGGTGATCGCCTGCTGCTCGGCCGCCAGCCACGCTTTCCCCCGCGCATCTTCTCCGCCCTGGCCGGGTTCGTCGAGCCGGGGGAGACGATCGAGGAAGCGGTCGCGCGCGAGATCAAGGAAGAAGCCGGGCTGACCGTGCGCGACGTGCGCTATCTGGCCAGCCAGCCGTGGCCGTTCCCCAGCCAGCTGATGATCGGCTGTACCTCGATTGCGGTCGATGATGATATCGTCATTGACGAAACCGAGCTGGAAGAGGCGCGCTGGTTCACCCGGGCCGAACTGGAGGAGGCACGCGCGGCGGGGCCAGCCGGCAATGATACGCTGATTTTCCCGCGCAGCTTTGCCATCGCTCATCACCTGGTGACCTGGTGGCTCGACCGGTGA
- a CDS encoding DsbA family protein yields the protein MNTARWATGLVAAALLGALATGGLASSSNWNTRVERADGAHVIGKPDATRVLTEFVSYTCPHCAEFARTGDEALKLAHVGPGKIRLEIRHIVRDPVDLTVAMLTWCGDTAKFPRNHAAFMSAQPRWLATARSTTPAQRQRWSNGDLPSRTRAVASDLGFYRIMEGRDYDRVAIDRCLADTARAQALADNSERDAIRFNVAGTPSFALDGKLLPGVHDWRALEKVLRGDI from the coding sequence ATGAATACCGCACGATGGGCAACAGGTCTGGTTGCAGCCGCGCTGCTTGGCGCACTGGCCACCGGCGGCCTCGCTTCGTCCAGCAACTGGAACACACGGGTCGAGCGGGCTGATGGAGCCCACGTCATCGGCAAGCCGGATGCCACCCGCGTGCTGACCGAATTCGTCAGCTACACCTGCCCCCATTGCGCCGAGTTCGCCCGCACCGGGGACGAGGCGCTCAAGCTGGCCCATGTCGGCCCGGGCAAGATCCGCCTCGAAATCCGCCATATCGTACGCGATCCGGTCGATCTGACGGTCGCCATGCTGACCTGGTGCGGCGATACCGCCAAGTTTCCCCGCAACCATGCCGCCTTCATGAGCGCGCAGCCGCGCTGGCTGGCGACGGCCCGTTCGACCACGCCCGCCCAACGCCAGCGCTGGAGCAACGGCGATCTGCCCTCCCGCACCCGCGCCGTCGCGTCAGACCTCGGGTTCTACCGGATCATGGAAGGGCGCGACTATGACCGCGTCGCCATTGACCGCTGCCTGGCCGACACCGCCCGGGCCCAGGCGCTGGCCGACAATTCGGAACGCGACGCCATCCGCTTCAACGTCGCTGGCACCCCCAGCTTCGCGCTTGATGGCAAGCTCCTGCCCGGAGTCCATGACTGGCGCGCGCTCGAAAAGGTCTTGCGGGGCGATATCTGA
- a CDS encoding DUF721 domain-containing protein: MAQTTMERDAPAGAGKKGGKKAVRPYERPRGGQARAISDLMPQIGRQAFRRFGFVQSSVVTRWREIVGEHHARVCMPEAIRFAPGEKSDGILQLVVLPAHAPLIQHVIPEIIERVNRFFGYKAVARVKLRQGEVKPLPAQGSAVAPPSLRPIPMELGDSLRDIGDPELRTVLESLARSLGEEEKDSR; encoded by the coding sequence ATGGCGCAAACCACGATGGAACGGGACGCACCAGCAGGAGCCGGGAAAAAGGGCGGCAAGAAGGCCGTGCGGCCCTACGAGCGCCCGCGCGGCGGGCAGGCCCGCGCCATTTCCGACCTCATGCCGCAGATCGGGCGGCAGGCGTTCCGCCGGTTCGGTTTCGTCCAGTCGAGCGTGGTCACGCGCTGGCGCGAAATCGTGGGCGAGCATCATGCCCGCGTCTGCATGCCCGAGGCGATCCGCTTCGCGCCGGGCGAGAAATCGGACGGCATCCTGCAACTTGTGGTGTTGCCGGCCCATGCCCCGCTGATCCAGCACGTGATCCCGGAAATCATCGAGCGGGTTAACCGCTTTTTCGGCTACAAGGCCGTAGCCCGGGTCAAGCTGCGGCAAGGCGAGGTTAAGCCGCTGCCTGCTCAGGGATCGGCGGTTGCGCCGCCATCGCTCAGGCCCATACCGATGGAGCTGGGGGATTCGCTGCGCGACATTGGCGATCCGGAGCTGCGCACGGTGCTCGAATCGCTGGCGCGCTCGCTGGGTGAAGAGGAAAAGGACAGCCGATGA
- a CDS encoding DUF1489 family protein, producing MPLHMTKIAFGAKSWDDLAGWYEGRREVRLTTRYLPKRHAEMVGGSLYWILDHTLVARSAILGFSEAPGGRWHIDLEPKLVRVEPRPKRAHQGWRYLAGEDAPRDLGAGEAAGDVLPASVMKELAKLGLV from the coding sequence ATGCCGCTGCACATGACGAAGATCGCGTTCGGCGCGAAATCCTGGGACGATCTGGCCGGGTGGTACGAGGGGCGGCGCGAGGTGCGCCTCACCACCCGCTACCTGCCCAAGCGGCACGCGGAGATGGTGGGCGGCTCGCTCTACTGGATCCTCGACCATACGCTGGTGGCGCGCAGTGCGATCCTCGGCTTCAGCGAGGCCCCCGGCGGTCGCTGGCATATCGATCTCGAACCCAAGCTGGTCCGCGTTGAACCCCGCCCCAAGCGCGCCCACCAGGGCTGGCGCTATCTTGCAGGCGAGGACGCCCCGCGCGATCTTGGGGCAGGCGAAGCGGCAGGCGATGTGCTGCCGGCATCGGTGATGAAGGAACTGGCCAAGCTGGGGCTGGTCTAG
- the mutY gene encoding A/G-specific adenine glycosylase, producing the protein MSATSTIPDRLLSWYDRHARELPWRAPPGAPAPDPYRVWLSEVMLQQTTVAAVKPYFERFTSRWPTVEALAAAPDEDVMAAWAGLGYYSRARNLVKAARAVAAFGGFPDSEAALRALPGLGAYTAAAVAAIAFGQRAVVVDANVERVVARLFAIDEPLPGARRPIRAAADTITPAQRAGDFAQAMMDLGATICTPRDPRCLLCPLAEPCAARASGDPARYPVKAAKAARPERRGTAFWIERDGRVWLVRREGQGMLGGMRALPDDGWSARADGSGELPLAGDWEPAGAVRHVFTHATLDLAILRYSGPESPAGAGEWWPLDRLEDAGLPTLFVKAAQRALA; encoded by the coding sequence GTGAGCGCCACATCGACAATCCCGGATCGCCTGCTCAGCTGGTATGACCGCCATGCCCGCGAGCTGCCCTGGCGTGCGCCGCCGGGCGCCCCGGCACCCGATCCCTACCGCGTGTGGCTGTCGGAGGTCATGCTGCAGCAGACCACGGTGGCGGCAGTGAAGCCCTACTTCGAGCGTTTCACCAGCCGGTGGCCCACGGTCGAGGCGCTGGCCGCCGCGCCGGACGAGGACGTCATGGCGGCATGGGCAGGGCTGGGATACTATTCCCGTGCGCGCAATCTGGTGAAGGCGGCGCGGGCTGTGGCGGCGTTTGGTGGGTTCCCGGACAGCGAGGCGGCCCTGCGCGCCTTGCCGGGGCTGGGGGCCTATACCGCGGCGGCGGTGGCTGCGATTGCCTTCGGGCAGCGGGCGGTGGTGGTCGATGCCAATGTCGAGCGGGTGGTGGCGCGGCTGTTTGCAATCGATGAGCCGCTGCCGGGCGCGCGCAGGCCGATCCGCGCGGCTGCGGACACGATCACCCCCGCGCAGCGGGCAGGCGACTTCGCGCAGGCCATGATGGACCTGGGCGCCACCATCTGCACGCCCCGCGATCCGCGCTGCCTGCTGTGCCCGCTGGCCGAACCTTGCGCTGCGCGGGCGAGCGGCGATCCGGCCCGCTATCCGGTCAAGGCGGCGAAGGCGGCGAGGCCGGAGCGGCGCGGCACGGCCTTCTGGATCGAGCGCGATGGAAGGGTCTGGCTGGTGCGCAGGGAAGGGCAGGGAATGCTCGGCGGGATGCGCGCCTTGCCCGATGACGGCTGGTCCGCGCGCGCCGATGGTTCCGGTGAACTGCCGCTTGCCGGGGATTGGGAGCCGGCTGGCGCGGTGCGGCACGTGTTCACCCATGCCACGCTCGATCTGGCGATACTTCGCTATTCCGGACCGGAAAGCCCCGCAGGCGCTGGCGAATGGTGGCCGCTTGACCGGTTGGAGGATGCGGGATTGCCGACCTTGTTCGTGAAGGCGGCGCAGCGGGCGCTGGCTTAG
- a CDS encoding serine hydrolase domain-containing protein yields MAFREFDQPQVSRRSLLRGGLLLGAGTALAGVPLGRQLMAHGHAASWPAIRATVESYVAEGKVANMLATMGWGQNDPEVIARGVLTLGRNVPADQDSLYRIYSMTKPITGIAAMMLVEDGKLALDQPLAEILPAYANMMVQKEYDGGIGEGDLVPAERPITIRQLLTHTAGLGYGIIQKGPIRAAYEERGLVPGQVSRVPIPGLGRAQAVGSLEAFANGLAKVPLVLQPGAKWSYSVSLDLLGRVIEVASGQSFDAFLKARLFDPLGMTSTFFRVPESEQGRFTTNYGILNGMPLPIDPADSSIYLDEPAFPFGGAGLVSSPRDYDRFQRMLVGGGALEGTRVMAEATVRLATSNLLPEGAETVATWVAGEGFGAGGRVTGTAFGWGGAAGTAAFVDMASGLRAALFTQYMPSEAYPIQRGFPDLVMQDLAAMKGA; encoded by the coding sequence ATGGCGTTTCGCGAGTTTGACCAGCCCCAGGTGTCGCGCCGTTCCCTGCTGCGTGGAGGGCTGCTGCTGGGCGCAGGCACGGCACTGGCAGGCGTGCCGCTCGGCCGCCAGCTTATGGCGCATGGCCACGCGGCCAGCTGGCCCGCCATTCGCGCGACGGTGGAAAGCTATGTGGCGGAAGGCAAGGTCGCCAATATGCTGGCGACCATGGGCTGGGGGCAGAACGATCCCGAGGTCATCGCCAGGGGTGTGCTGACGCTGGGCCGCAATGTTCCGGCGGATCAGGACAGCCTGTATCGCATCTATTCGATGACCAAGCCGATCACCGGCATTGCCGCCATGATGCTGGTGGAGGACGGCAAGCTCGCGCTCGACCAGCCGCTGGCCGAGATCCTGCCCGCCTATGCCAACATGATGGTGCAGAAGGAATACGACGGCGGCATCGGCGAGGGCGATCTTGTGCCCGCTGAGCGCCCGATCACCATCCGCCAGTTGCTGACCCACACCGCCGGGCTCGGCTACGGCATCATCCAGAAGGGGCCGATCCGGGCCGCCTATGAAGAACGCGGGCTGGTGCCGGGGCAGGTCAGCCGGGTGCCGATTCCCGGCCTCGGGCGGGCGCAGGCGGTCGGCAGCCTGGAAGCCTTTGCCAACGGTCTGGCCAAAGTCCCGCTGGTGCTCCAGCCGGGTGCGAAGTGGAGCTATTCGGTCAGCCTCGACCTGCTGGGCCGGGTGATCGAGGTCGCCTCCGGCCAGTCCTTCGATGCTTTCCTCAAGGCGCGGCTGTTCGATCCGCTGGGCATGACCAGCACCTTCTTCCGCGTGCCGGAAAGCGAACAGGGCCGCTTCACCACCAACTATGGCATCCTCAACGGAATGCCGCTGCCGATCGATCCGGCCGACAGCTCGATCTATCTCGACGAACCCGCTTTTCCGTTCGGCGGGGCCGGGCTGGTCTCCAGCCCGCGCGACTATGACCGGTTCCAGCGGATGCTGGTCGGCGGCGGGGCGCTCGAGGGCACGCGGGTCATGGCCGAGGCGACAGTCAGGCTCGCCACCTCCAACCTGCTGCCCGAAGGCGCGGAAACAGTCGCGACCTGGGTTGCGGGCGAAGGGTTCGGCGCCGGAGGCCGGGTCACCGGCACCGCCTTCGGCTGGGGCGGCGCGGCTGGCACCGCAGCGTTCGTCGACATGGCGAGCGGGCTGCGCGCGGCGCTGTTCACCCAGTACATGCCATCCGAAGCCTATCCCATCCAGCGCGGTTTCCCTGATCTCGTGATGCAGGATCTGGCGGCCATGAAGGGTGCCTGA
- a CDS encoding DsbA family oxidoreductase yields the protein MSAPTRLTIDIWSDVMCPWCAIGYGQLSRALDQLEGEIEADVRWHPFELNPDMPETGEEQSAHLTRKYRRSAEETDAVRGQMKAIADSAGVNLAWEGEGEAPPAMMWNTFAAHCLLTWALEQYGPAKQTELKLALFRAHFNQRRRIGARDVLLDVAEEVGLDRAGALAALSDPAIGARVRAEERQAWDMNVTGVPAMVVQGKFLIPGAQAPETYVTALRRVAERGL from the coding sequence GTGAGCGCGCCCACCCGCCTCACCATCGACATCTGGTCCGATGTGATGTGCCCGTGGTGCGCGATCGGCTATGGCCAGCTCTCCCGGGCGCTCGACCAGCTTGAGGGCGAGATCGAAGCCGACGTGCGCTGGCACCCGTTCGAGCTCAATCCCGACATGCCCGAAACCGGCGAGGAACAGAGCGCGCACCTGACCCGCAAGTACCGCCGCAGCGCCGAAGAGACCGACGCCGTGCGCGGGCAGATGAAGGCCATCGCCGACAGCGCCGGGGTCAATCTTGCATGGGAAGGGGAGGGCGAGGCTCCGCCTGCGATGATGTGGAACACTTTTGCCGCGCATTGCCTGCTCACCTGGGCGCTGGAGCAATATGGCCCGGCAAAGCAGACCGAGCTCAAGCTCGCGCTGTTCCGCGCCCACTTCAACCAGCGCCGCCGGATCGGCGCGCGCGACGTGTTGCTGGACGTGGCGGAAGAGGTGGGGCTTGACCGGGCCGGGGCGCTCGCCGCGCTCAGCGATCCCGCCATTGGCGCACGGGTGCGGGCCGAAGAGCGGCAGGCGTGGGACATGAACGTGACCGGTGTCCCCGCGATGGTGGTGCAGGGCAAGTTCCTGATCCCCGGCGCGCAGGCGCCCGAGACTTACGTTACCGCCCTGCGGAGGGTGGCGGAGCGGGGGCTGTGA
- a CDS encoding glucose 1-dehydrogenase, with translation MGRVQDKIVLLTGGAMGLGKAAARALLAEGATVIISDYNAEAGRAAAAELGNRCHFIEQDVTDWARWGEVIAEIEAQFGRLDVLVNNAAITVYGSIADLSPDDFRRCYTFDVDSIFMGCKAAIPLMAKSGGGSMINFSSAAGVKANADLAAYNSAKAAVPMLTKSIALYCAREKNGVRVNCVQPGTILTPNVESVIAGTPDPDATREAFSLAQPIGRMGEPEDIAHLIVYLASDESKFATGAAFVVDGGLSMA, from the coding sequence GACGGGTACAGGACAAGATCGTATTGCTGACAGGCGGGGCCATGGGCCTGGGCAAGGCCGCCGCGCGGGCGCTGCTGGCCGAAGGCGCGACAGTGATCATCAGCGACTACAACGCCGAGGCCGGACGCGCGGCGGCGGCGGAGCTGGGCAACCGCTGCCACTTCATCGAACAGGACGTGACCGACTGGGCGCGCTGGGGCGAAGTGATCGCGGAAATCGAGGCGCAGTTCGGGCGGCTGGACGTGCTGGTCAACAATGCCGCGATCACCGTCTACGGCTCGATAGCCGATCTCAGCCCGGATGATTTCCGCCGCTGCTACACCTTCGATGTCGATTCGATCTTCATGGGGTGCAAGGCGGCCATCCCGCTGATGGCAAAGTCTGGCGGCGGTTCGATGATCAACTTCTCCTCTGCCGCCGGGGTCAAGGCCAATGCGGACCTTGCCGCCTACAACAGCGCCAAGGCGGCGGTGCCGATGCTGACCAAGTCGATCGCGCTCTACTGCGCGCGCGAGAAAAACGGGGTGCGGGTCAACTGCGTCCAGCCGGGCACGATCCTGACCCCGAACGTGGAAAGCGTGATCGCCGGAACGCCTGACCCGGACGCCACCCGCGAAGCATTCAGCCTGGCCCAGCCGATTGGCCGCATGGGCGAGCCCGAAGATATCGCCCACCTGATCGTCTATCTCGCCTCGGACGAGAGCAAGTTCGCAACCGGCGCGGCCTTTGTGGTGGATGGCGGGCTCAGTATGGCTTGA
- a CDS encoding class I SAM-dependent methyltransferase has product MAEDREQHWDEVYRERPPERLSWHQDSPGPSLDALARFGAESGQSLIDIGGGISGLVDALLERGWRDITVLDISEAALQAAQTRLGDRAGAVHWEVADITLWVPSRSYDVWHDRAVFHFLTEPALRAAYVNALEHGLTRGGLLVMATFALDGPEKCSGLPVQRYDAETLGRELGPSLHLIDEWRDDHTTPWGDRQSFQWCVFRKD; this is encoded by the coding sequence ATGGCAGAAGACCGCGAACAGCACTGGGACGAGGTCTACCGCGAACGGCCGCCGGAACGATTGAGCTGGCATCAGGATTCGCCTGGGCCCTCGCTCGATGCGCTTGCCCGCTTCGGTGCCGAATCCGGGCAATCGCTGATCGATATCGGCGGCGGAATTTCCGGACTGGTGGATGCATTGCTGGAGCGGGGCTGGCGCGACATAACGGTCCTCGATATTTCGGAGGCAGCGCTGCAGGCGGCGCAAACACGGCTGGGCGATCGGGCCGGGGCCGTGCACTGGGAAGTGGCGGATATCACCTTATGGGTTCCGAGCCGCAGCTATGATGTGTGGCATGACCGGGCGGTGTTTCATTTCCTGACTGAGCCAGCGCTGCGTGCCGCCTATGTGAACGCGCTGGAACACGGGCTGACCAGGGGCGGCCTGCTGGTCATGGCCACGTTCGCGCTGGATGGCCCCGAAAAGTGCAGCGGGCTGCCGGTGCAGCGCTACGACGCGGAGACGCTGGGCCGGGAACTGGGCCCGTCCCTGCACCTGATCGACGAATGGCGGGATGATCACACGACCCCGTGGGGTGATCGCCAGTCTTTCCAGTGGTGCGTGTTCAGAAAAGATTGA